A region of the SAR324 cluster bacterium genome:
TCAGGTACTTCAATTCTCTTTTTGAAAATTCTCCTTCGATTTTTTCTTGAATTTCATCAGGGATGAGTAATGCGGGATTTTTAATCGGCTCAGCAGAATGTTGTAGCAACTGACGGAAACTTTCACTTGTATCGACGAGTACCCAAAGGGGGGGATTGTATTCTTCTTCAGAGTTGATCAGAACCTGGAGGCTCCAAATCAACAAAGCTAATAAAGCGAGACGATTGGTAATTCCGTAGTACCTAAAAGCTTGCTTACGTTTTTGTAGGATCAGTCCAACGATGGATATTAAGAGAAAGGCAAGAATCCAGAGAAACCAGAAAGAGTTCATTTCCATAAAAGAAGATTAGAAGAAGGGGCCAAATGGTTGCGAGGTTTTGTTTCGGAGACTGATCACAACCTGACAGGAATTCCGGAGGTCCGCAAGAATTGTTTCACCTCGGACACAGTATAGGTCCCATAATGAAAGACAGAAGCTGCCAGGACTGCATCCGCTTTACCCAACTGGATTGCATCTCGAAAGTGTTCTAGTGTCCCGCCGCCCCCTGAAGCAATTACGGAGATAGAGAGCATGGTGCTAACCTTTGAGTTGAGTGGATTGTCAAAGCCATCCTTGTGGCCATCAGCATCCATGCTCGTCAATAGAATTTCACCTGCACCACGATCCGATGCTTCTTGGGCCCACTCCAGAGC
Encoded here:
- a CDS encoding HisA/HisF-related TIM barrel protein gives rise to the protein ALEWAQEASDRGAGEILLTSMDADGHKDGFDNPLNSKVSTMLSISVIASGGGGTLEHFRDAIQLGKADAVLAASVFHYGTYTVSEVKQFLRTSGIPVRL